From a single Mobula birostris isolate sMobBir1 chromosome 13, sMobBir1.hap1, whole genome shotgun sequence genomic region:
- the LOC140207191 gene encoding ecto-ADP-ribosyltransferase 5-like isoform X1 yields the protein METKHLCFWFLILGITLGPSCSEARAVGANTDRIKDVIQLGMVENSASYFFTHNETSDQLAIDYLKEERKRNPTLNEVWDCAVKGMGDKPPPDGLRREHLLVVYAYTDSKCNQFYREFNNAVRMYGTSDSVYAGNFPFKSVHYLLSVALDRLREIAGSAPGRIYRGMAKQILRPKNNKMRFGYFASSSLNKSIAMKYAGKTLFEIKSQFGVAIYKHSRIPEEMEVLIPPFEVFNVTSVSTSNGIVTVSLEGVGSEGIPVKVERGKGGEMRVVRSSGVTFSSRLCILALLVYIFA from the coding sequence GCAGCGAGGCCCGCGCTGTGGGCGCCAACACGGATCGAATTAAGGACGTCATTCAACTGGGAATGGTGGAAAACAGCGCCTCCTACTTTTTCACACACAACGAAACCTCCGACCAGTTGGCCATTGACTACCTCAAGGAGGAGAGAAAAAGGAATCCAACACTTAACGAAGTGTGGGACTGCGCAGTCAAAGGAATGGGCGATAAACCCCCGCCCGACGGGCTCCGGAGGGAACACCTGTTAGTCGTGTACGCCTATACTGATAGCAAGTGCAATCAATTCTACAGGGAGTTCAACAATGCGGTGCGGATGTATGGAACTAGCGATTCAGTCTACGCAGGTAATTTCCCATTCAAGAGTGTCCATTATCTCCTTTCTGTTGCCCTCGATAGACTGAGGGAGATCGCGGGCAGTGCACCAGGCAGGATTTATAGGGGAATGGCGAAACAGATACTACGTCCGAAGAACAACAAAATGAGATTCGGCTACTTCGCGTCTTCGTCTCTCAACAAAAGTATCGCTATGAAATACGCCGGGAAGACCCTCTTCGAGATTAAATCTCAGTTCGGTGTCGCAATCTACAAGCACTCGCGTATACCCGAAGAAATGGAGGTGCTGATCCCGCCCTTTGAAGTGTTTAATGTCACCAGCGTCTCCACCAGCAACGGAATAGTCACTGTTTCCCTCGAGGGGGTGGGGAGTGAAGGGATCCCGGTGAAAGTTGAGCGGGGGAAGGGCGGCGAGATGCGAGTAGTTCGTAGTTCAGGGGTCACCTTTTCCAGCAGGTTGTGCATCCTGGCGCTGCTGGTTTATATTTTCGCCTAA
- the LOC140207191 gene encoding ecto-ADP-ribosyltransferase 5-like isoform X2 codes for MVENSASYFFTHNETSDQLAIDYLKEERKRNPTLNEVWDCAVKGMGDKPPPDGLRREHLLVVYAYTDSKCNQFYREFNNAVRMYGTSDSVYAGNFPFKSVHYLLSVALDRLREIAGSAPGRIYRGMAKQILRPKNNKMRFGYFASSSLNKSIAMKYAGKTLFEIKSQFGVAIYKHSRIPEEMEVLIPPFEVFNVTSVSTSNGIVTVSLEGVGSEGIPVKVERGKGGEMRVVRSSGVTFSSRLCILALLVYIFA; via the coding sequence ATGGTGGAAAACAGCGCCTCCTACTTTTTCACACACAACGAAACCTCCGACCAGTTGGCCATTGACTACCTCAAGGAGGAGAGAAAAAGGAATCCAACACTTAACGAAGTGTGGGACTGCGCAGTCAAAGGAATGGGCGATAAACCCCCGCCCGACGGGCTCCGGAGGGAACACCTGTTAGTCGTGTACGCCTATACTGATAGCAAGTGCAATCAATTCTACAGGGAGTTCAACAATGCGGTGCGGATGTATGGAACTAGCGATTCAGTCTACGCAGGTAATTTCCCATTCAAGAGTGTCCATTATCTCCTTTCTGTTGCCCTCGATAGACTGAGGGAGATCGCGGGCAGTGCACCAGGCAGGATTTATAGGGGAATGGCGAAACAGATACTACGTCCGAAGAACAACAAAATGAGATTCGGCTACTTCGCGTCTTCGTCTCTCAACAAAAGTATCGCTATGAAATACGCCGGGAAGACCCTCTTCGAGATTAAATCTCAGTTCGGTGTCGCAATCTACAAGCACTCGCGTATACCCGAAGAAATGGAGGTGCTGATCCCGCCCTTTGAAGTGTTTAATGTCACCAGCGTCTCCACCAGCAACGGAATAGTCACTGTTTCCCTCGAGGGGGTGGGGAGTGAAGGGATCCCGGTGAAAGTTGAGCGGGGGAAGGGCGGCGAGATGCGAGTAGTTCGTAGTTCAGGGGTCACCTTTTCCAGCAGGTTGTGCATCCTGGCGCTGCTGGTTTATATTTTCGCCTAA